The Synergistaceae bacterium sequence GAGTTACCGTAGAGATGACGCACGGGTAAGCACTTCTGCTCTTGATGCGCCGGATGAGTGAGCTGGCGGACTGCACCTCGCCCACAGAGACCGCGTGAACCCACACAGCACCTTCAGGGATGCCGGAGACAGTGCCGGTACGTTCTGCGATGCTCGAGCCGTACTTTCGCCGAAGAATGCTCAGCCCTCCGAGCGCAAAGAACGTTCCCGTGAAAGTTCTGTACAGAGACATACCGGCTGGCCAGGCGGCTTGCTTCAGCATGAATATATCCTTGCGACGGCTTCGGCCAATGCCTTAAGGTCGGAATATCTGCCCGTGTTTACGCACAGGTCGTAGTTCTCCCGAGCTCCCCACTTCAAGCCCGTGTAGAACTCGTAGTAGTCAGCACGTGCCTTGTTGATGTGCTCGATGCGCTTCGTGAGTTCCTTGTCGGTGAGGGATGCTCCAGCCTCATAGTCCGCGCTCTCGTTCTGCCTGCACCGTGCCAGCTTGCTCGCCATGTCCGAATACACGAACAGCCGGAACGGAGAATACTCGCGAAGAATGTAGTCTGCTCCCCTGCCGACTATTACGCAGTCGGACTTTTCCGCAGTCTCGCGGATTATCCTGTGCTGTTCCTGCTGTACGGCGTGGTCATAGTCGGGCACTGCCGCCCAGAATGTACGTCCCGTGTGAATCGGGAAAGGTATTATCGGCCTGTGTTCAGCGACGTTCTGCACGTACTTTTCCGAGAGTGATGTGCGTTTCGCTATCTCGGCGATAATCTCCCTGTCGTAGTACGCGAAGCCCAGAGTTTCGGCCAAGTACCGGCCGAGCTCCCGTCCGCCTGAACCAAACTCGCGGCCTATAGTGATAATCTTGTTCATGTTCTTCACCTCTGCGGAAATTTTACCAGACTGCTACGCGGTCTCCGGGAGCAAGGTACATTCCGTCGCCCTTCTTGATGCCGTAGAACTCGTGGAACTTCCCATACTGCTGAAGTATCGCGTTCACCCTCAGGTAGGGCAGTGCATGTACGTCAGTCTTCAGGACAGCGTCCGTGCGTTCTCTTGTCTGAATGAGCTTCCAGATTCGCGCGTAGTTCCTGAAGAAAGAGTCGTAGTCGAAGCCCTCGCGTGTCTCCGCAATCGCCAGCATCGCCTTTATGCCCGCCATGTCAGCAATCGCCTCCCTCTGCACAAGATTTCCGTTGTACTTTGTGCCCTCAGGGGTAACCGTCATCGCGTCGAAGTACTTTATGAGCCGGTCAGCCCGTGCCTGGAACGCCTTGTAGTCCTCGTCAGTCCACCACTTGGCCACGTTGCCGGTCGCGTCGAACTGAGCTCCGCCGGTGTCGAAAGCGTGAGAGATTTCGTGCCCGATGACCATTCCGATGCCGCCGAGCTTCTCCTCGTAGGACATTTCCGGCCCGTAGAAGTCTCCGCCGAGAATGCCGGCAATTATGTTGATGGAGTTCTCAGAGGGGCGGTAGTAGGAGTTGACTACAACGACATCGCTTATCCATAAATCATGGTCTACCTTAGTGTTCAGCCTGTCGTAAAAGAATTTTTGTGTGCTGAACCTCCGCAGGGCATTGAGCGCGTCAGTGAGGCTTCCTTCAGGGTCAAGCTCAAGCTCCGAGTAATCGTGCCACTTGTCGGG is a genomic window containing:
- a CDS encoding cytidylate kinase-like family protein, which codes for MNKIITIGREFGSGGRELGRYLAETLGFAYYDREIIAEIAKRTSLSEKYVQNVAEHRPIIPFPIHTGRTFWAAVPDYDHAVQQEQHRIIRETAEKSDCVIVGRGADYILREYSPFRLFVYSDMASKLARCRQNESADYEAGASLTDKELTKRIEHINKARADYYEFYTGLKWGARENYDLCVNTGRYSDLKALAEAVARIYSC